Within the Comamonadaceae bacterium OTU4NAUVB1 genome, the region CGAGGTCGACATCGCGGGGCTCCAGGAAGGCCAGAAGCTCACGGTCGAATGGCGCGGCAAGCCGGTCTGGATCCTCAAGCGCTCGGCGGCCCAGGTCGCCGAACTCCCCAAGCTCGACGGCCAGCTGGCCGATCCGGATTCCAAGCGCAATCCGGCCGAGTTCACGCCCAAGTACGCCAACAATCCCGGCCGCTCCATCAAGCCCGACGTGCTGGTCGTCGTGGGCATCTGCACGCATCTGGGCTGCTCGCCCATCGACCGCCTGCAGGCCGGTCCGCAGCCCTCTCTGCCGGACAACTGGGAGGGTGGCTTCCTGTGCCCCTGCCACGGTTCCACGTTCGACCTCGCCGGTCGCGTGTTCAAGAACAAGCCCGCGCCCGACAACCTGCCGGTGCCCCCGCACATGTACCTGAGCGACACGCGCTTGCTCATCGGCGACGACAAGAAGGCCTGAGGAGAACCGCGACATGGCTGACTATCACGAGATTTCCCCCAACGCCCCTGGCGGAGAGCGGCTGCTCAACTGGGTCGACAACCGCTTTCCGCTGACCAAGCTCTGGAAGGAGCAGTGGGGCAACTACTACGCGCCGAAGAACTTCAACTTCTGGTACATCTTCGGCTCGCTCGCGATGCTGGTGCTGGTGATCCAGATCGTGACCGGCATCTTCCTGGTGATGCACTACAAGCCGGATGCGGCCCAGGCCTTCGCCTCGGTCGAATACATCATGCGCGACGTGCCCTGGGGCTGGCTGATCCGCTACATGCATTCGACCGGGGCCTCGGCGTTCTTCGTCGTCGTGTACCTGCACATGTTCCGTGGCCTCATCTACGGCAGCTACCGCAAGCCGCGCGAGCTGATCTGGATCTTCGGTTGCGCGATCTTCCTGTGCCTCATGGCCGAGGCCTTCATGGGTTATCTGCTGCCTTGGGGCCAGATGAGCTATTGGGGTGCCCAGGTGATCGTCAACCTGTTCGCCGCCATTCCATTCATCGGCCCCGACCTGGCGCTCCTCATCCGCGGCGACTATGTCGTGAGCGACGCCACGCTCAACCGCTTCTTCAGCTTCCACGTCATCGCCGTGCCGCTGGTGCTGCTCGGCTTGGTGGTGGCACACCTGATCGCGCTGCACGAGGTGGGCTCGAACAACCCCGACGGCATCGAGATCAAGGCCAACCGGGGCCCGGACGGCCATCCGGTCGACGGCATCCCGTCGCATCCGTACTACACCGTGCACGACATCTTCGGCGTGGTGGTGTTCCTGACGATCTTCTCGGCCGTGATCTTCTTCGCTCCCGAAATGGGCGGCTACTTCCTCGAGTACAACAACTTCATTCCTGCCGACTCGCTCAAGACGCCCAACCACATCGCGCCGGTCTGGTATTTCACGCCTTTCTATTCGATGCTGCGCGCCATCACCAGCGAGATGATGTATGCGCTCATCGCCTGCGTGGTGGGTGCCGCCATCTACGGCGTCTGGAAGGCGCGGCTGCCGTCGATCTTCAAGGGCGCCATCGTGGTGGCGGCGGTGGTGGTCTGCGCGCTGATGCTGTCGATCGATGCCAAGTTCTGGGGCGTGGTGGTGATGGGTGGCGCGGTCATCATCCTGTTCTTCCTGCCCTGGCTGGACCACAGCCCCGTGCGTTCGATCCGCTATCGGCCGAGCTGGAACAAATACCTCTACGGCATCTTCGTCGTCAATTTCATCGTGTTGGCGTACTTGGGTGTGCAGCCGCCATCGCCGCTGGGAGAGCGCGTCTCCCAGGTCGGTACGCTGTTCTATTTCGGCTTTTTCCTGCTGATGCCCTGGTGGAGCCGCCTGGGCGAGTTCAAGCCGGTGCCGGACCGTGTGACCTTCGCCGCGCACTGAACCGCCAGTCCGGAGCCCACAAGAATGAAGAAACTCATCCTCACGCTGATCGCCGCGTTCGGCATCGCCACGGGCGCGCAGGCGGCCGAAGGCGGCATTGCCTGGGACAAGGCGCCGAACAGGACCAATGACCTGGCATCGCTGCAGAACGGTGCCAAGCTGTTCGTCAACTACTGCCTGAACTGCCATTCGGCGGCGTTCATGCGCTACAACCGGCTTCAGGACATCGGCATCTCCGAGCAGCAGGTCAAGGACAACCTGCTGTTCAGCACCGACAAGGTGGGTGAGACGATGAAGTCCAACATCGATCCGCGGCAGGCCAAGGAGTGGTTTGGCGCCAACCCGCCCGACCTGACCCTGGTCGCACGTTCGCGCGCCGGTCATGGCGGCAGCGGTGCCGACTACCTCTACACCTACCTGCGCACCTACTACCGGGACGACACCAAGGCCACCGGCTGGAACAACCTGGTCTTTCCGAGCGTCGGCATGCCGCACGTGCTGTGGGAACTGCAGGGCGATCGCCGCCCCGTCTACACCAAGGTGGAACAGCACGGCCACGAGGTCGAAGTGTTCAAGGGCTGGGAGCAGGTCACGCCAGGCAAGATGACCCCGCTGCAATACGACCAGGCCGTGGGCGACCTCGTCAACTACCTCCAGTGGATGGCCGAGCCGGCCCAGAACACGCGCGTGCGCATCGGCGTGTGGGTGCTGCTGTTCCTGGCCATGGCGCTGCTCTTCGTCTGGCGGCTCAACGCTTCCTATTGGAAAGACGTCAAGTAGCGCTGTTCGACATCGACCGGTCCCAGCGCCCTTGCGCGACCGGTCCCGCAGAGTGGGTTGCCAACGCGACCCACTCTTTTTGATTTTTAGGAGTCTTTCGCCATGATGGTTCTGTATTCAGGTACGACCTGCCCCTTTTCCCACCGCTGCCGGTTCGTACTGTTCGAAAAAGGCATGGACTTCGAGATCCGCGACGTCGACCTCTACAACAAGCCCGAAGACATCGCCGTCATGAATCCGTACGGTCAGGTGCCGATCCTGGTCGAACGCGACCTGATCCTGTACGAGTCGAACATCATCAACGAGTACATCGACGAGCGTTTCCCGCATCCGCAGCTGATGCCCGGCGATCCGGTCGATCGCGCCCGGGTCCGCCTGTTCCTGCTCAACTTCGAAAAGGAACTCTTCGTTCACGTCGCCGCGCTCGAGAATCGCAGTGCCAAAGGCAATGACAAGGCACTGGAAAAGGCGCGTGCCCACATCCGCGATCGCCTCACCCAACTCGCACCCGTGTTTCTCAAAAACAAGTACATGCTGGGCGACAACTTCTCGATGCTCGACGTCGCCATCGCACCGTTGCTCTGGCGTCTGGACTACTACGGCATCGACCTGAGCAAGAATGCCGCGCCGCTGCTGAAGTACGCCGAGCGCATCTTCTCGCGTCCCGCATACATCGAAGCGCTGACGCCATCCGAAAAGGTCATGCGCAAGTAGGCGCTCTCCGATGATCAACGCGCCCGAGCTGTCCTCCACCCGCCCGTACCTGATCCGGGCGCTGTACGAATGGTGCACCGACAACGGCTTCACGCCGTATGTCGCCGTGCAGGTCGACGACAGCGTCCAGGTGCCACGCGAATACGTCAAGAATGGCGAGATCGTCCTCAATGTCAGCTTCGACGCGACCAGTTCGCTCAAGCTCGGTAACGATTTCATCGAATTCAAGGCGCGTTTCGCCGGCACGGCGCGCGAGATCATGGTGCCGGTGGGCAACGTGATCGCCATCTACGCACGCGAGAACGGCCAGGGCATGGCGTTTCCGGCGATGCCTTCGACGTCGGCGACCGGTGGCGCGGACGGGCCGGGCACGACGTCGGCCGTCAGCACGCCGACATCGCGTGTTCCCTTGAGGGATGCCTCGCGCGGCAGCGAAGGCGATGCAAACAATGTCGTCCATCTTGTGGGCGCCGATGCATCGTCCGAACCCGGCGCGAGCGAGGCGGACGCCGGAGCGCCCGACGACAGCGAGCCCCCACGCCCGCCATCGACCGGTGGCACCAAGCCGTCGCTCAAGCGCGTCAAGTGAGTGCGCGGGCCGGGCTTCGCGTCCCGGTCGCTAGAATCCAGATCCGTGCCGCTTTAGCTCAGTTGGTAGAGCAACCGCCTTGTAAGCGGTAGGTCGTCAGTTCGATTCCGACAAGCGGCACCAGACACCATCTTCCGTTCCTGCATCGCGTTCCAGCCGCGTCACGCGCGCCCCACGCAGAGATCGATGTGTCGTTCCATCCGCGCCGCCTCGGGCGCGGTCAGCGCCCCCAGCCGCATGTCGATGCGCCAAGTTGCGCCGCCGGGCAGTTCCACCACGCGGCCGTGTGCCTTCTCTGCCCGATGGCCTTCCACGCCCGAGGTCGCTGGCATCGAAAGCCCGATGGCGTCCTGTTCGGGCGTGCGGCACAGCCAGCGCGACGTGATGGGCGCCTGCGCCGGGCGATGCGCCGCGTAGTCGGCCCGCCCGTCCGGATGCACCTGGAGGGCATGGGCCCAGCCCTCGGCATCGGCCACCATGTCGATCGCGAAGACCACCTCCGGATCGTAGGCCACGCCGGCCGTCAGCCGGTGATGCACCTGCGGGATCGCCGCCAGCCTGTCCAGCAGTTCGGCATACCCCGGCTGTGGCGTGATGTGGCCGGGAATGGACTTTCGCACCCGCACCGCTTCGGCGGTGTAGGGCGCGCTGTAGACCAGTCGCGCCTCGTCGATCGGCCGGAAGTTCGAGTGCCCGAGGTAGAGCAGGTCCATGGGGCCCTGCTTCTGGTTGTGCACCTCGAGCGACACGTCCAGCAGTGCCGAATCGCGATGCAGCACCGTGCGTGCCGTCGCGCGGTAGTCGGTGGAAAAGGCCACGGCGTGCCGGTAGACGCTCTCGATGCACAGCGTGCCGCCGGCCTCGTCGATCGCGATCGCGGCCTGGTCGAACGGGGCGTTGGGCAACTCGCCGTGCAGGGGATGGGTGTCGTGCGGACCGGGCGCGCCCATGCCCGTGACGCCGCAGTGCAGGAAGAAGGCACCATAGGTGCGAAGGTAGTCGGTGGTCCTGGCCGGTTCGTCGAACAGGGAGCGCATCGCCAGTTCGCGCCCGTCGAAGGTCGCCCGCCAGATCTGCTGGCCCTGGAACGGCAGTACCACGATGTGGCCGCGGTCGTTGCGCACGCGAAGGGCCTCCACGCCGGAATCGAAACGGAAGGTGGCGCACTCGAAGCCCGGCGCCGTCGCCAGGATGCGTTCGCGTTCGCCGAACATGGCGGGGCGCAGGTCGATGCGTGTGGTCATGGAAACTTCGATGGTCCTTGGAGCGCGTGGCGCGATTCTTGGCGTGCGCCGCAACTAGCGTCGTGTCTGCACCTTGAGGCGGATGCTGGCGACTTCCCAGCCTCTGGACCGCAGGCGCACCACGAGCCTGGGGGCGAGCTGGCGCAGTTTCGCGGCGGCCGCGCTGCCCTGCACCAGCAGACACCAGACATCGCCCTCGGCCGGCCCGGCCTGGACCGCCGGGCGCATCTCGGCCGGGATCAGCTCCTCGATCGCGCGCAGGCGTTCGTTGACGTCGCGGGCGCGGGCGAGCAGTCCGGCCAGGGTGGGCGAGCCGTCGGCAGCCTGCTGCAGCGTGAAGGGTTGGAAACGGCGATTCACTGAATTGGGGAGAAGGGGTCGAATGGCTAAAATGCCCGGTTCGCCGGCGCTCGGCGCCGGCGCGGACCGCTTGCTTTACGGCAAAGCGGGCCCACTTGCTTCCACCGTATCTTAGGGATTCTGCTCCAGGCGTCCGGCATCTCCGGCCGTCCGACGAGCCTCCACACATGGCCACCAACTTCCTGACCCAACTCTTCGGCAGTCGCAACGACCGGCTTCTCAAGCAGTACCGCAAGACGATCGAACGCATCAACGCCCTGGAGCCGCAGTTCGAGAAGCTCGACGACGACGCGCTGCGCGCCAAGACGCAGGAGTTCAAGGACCGCGCCGCCAAGGGCGAGTCGCTCGACGACCTGCTGCCGGAAGCCTTCGCCACGGTGCGCGAGGGTTCCAAGCGGATCATGAAGATGCGTCACTTCGACGTCCAGTTGCTCGGCGGCATGGCGCTGCACAACGGCAAGATCTCCGAGATGCGCACGGGCGAGGGCAAGACCCTGACGGCCACGCTGCCGGTCTACCTGAACGCGCTGTCGGGTCAGGGCGTCCACGTCGTGACCGTCAACGACTACCTCGCGAACCGCGACGCCCGCTGGATGGGCCGGCTCTACAACTTCCTGGGCCTTTCGGTGGGCATCAACCTGCCCCAGATGCCGCGCGAGGAGAAGCAGCAGGCCTATGCCAGCGACATCACCTACGGCACCAACAACGAATACGGTTTCGACTACCTGCGCGACAACATGGTCTACGAGTCGAACGACCGCGTGCAGCGCAAGCTGAACTTCGCGATCGTCGACGAGGTGGACTCGATCCTGATCGACGAGGCCCGCACGCCGCTGATCATCAGCGGCCAGGCCGAAGACCACACGGAGATGTACCTGGCGATCAACAAGGTCGTCCCGCTCCTGGTCAAGCAGGAGGGCGAGGCCGACCCGCGCACGGGCGAGGGCATCACGACGCCGGGCGACTTCACGGTCGATGAGAAGACGCATCAGGTGTTCCTGACCGAGGACGGCCACGAGAAGGCCGAGCGGGTCCTGGGCGAGTTCGGCCTGCTGCCCGAGGGCGCGTCGCTCTACGACCCGGCCAACATCACGCTGATGCACCACCTCAACGCCGCCCTGCGCGCGCGCCATCTCTACCACCGCGACCAGCACTACGTGGTGCAGCAGGGCGAGGTCGTCATCGTCGACGAGTTCACCGGCCGCCTGATGAGCGGGCGGCGCTGGAGCGATGGCCTGCACCAGGCCGTGGAGGCCAAGGAAGGCGTCGAGATCCAGGCGGAGAACCAGACGCTGGCCTCGATCACCTTCCAGAACTACTTCCGCCTCTACAACAAGCTCGCCGGCATGACCGGCACGGCCGACACCGAGGCCTACGAGTTCCAGGAGATCTACGGCCTGGAGACGGTCATCATCCCGCCCAACCGCATCAGCAAGCGCGAGGACCAGCTCGACCGCGTCTACAAGACGACGCGCGAGAAGTACGAGGCCGCCATCCAGGACATCCGCGAGTGCCACGAGCGTGGCCAGCCGGTGCTGGTGGGCACCTCGTCGATCGAGAACTCCGAGATCATCGACGAACTGCTCAACAAGGCCGGACTCCCGCACCAGGTGCTCAACGCCAAGCAGCACGCCCGCGAGGCCGACATCGTGGCGCAGGCCGGCCGCGCCAAGATGATCACCATCGCGACCAACATGGCCGGTCGCGGCACCGACATCGTGCTGGGCGGCAACATCGAGAAGATGATCGAGGCGATCGAGAACGACGAGGGTCGCGACGAGGCCACCAAGCAGGCCGACATCGCGCACGTCCGCGCCGAATGGACGCAGGACCACGAGGCCATCAAGGCGCTGGGCGGCCTGCGCATCATCGCCACCGAGCGCCACGAATCGCGGCGCATCGACAACCAGCTGCGCGGACGCTCGGGCCGCCAGGGCGACCCGGGTTCCTC harbors:
- the petA gene encoding ubiquinol-cytochrome c reductase iron-sulfur subunit codes for the protein MSDIPVGAPKIDKSKRTWLIASGCAGAVGGAATVVPFVSTFQPSEKAKAAGAPVEVDIAGLQEGQKLTVEWRGKPVWILKRSAAQVAELPKLDGQLADPDSKRNPAEFTPKYANNPGRSIKPDVLVVVGICTHLGCSPIDRLQAGPQPSLPDNWEGGFLCPCHGSTFDLAGRVFKNKPAPDNLPVPPHMYLSDTRLLIGDDKKA
- a CDS encoding cytochrome bc complex cytochrome b subunit, producing the protein MADYHEISPNAPGGERLLNWVDNRFPLTKLWKEQWGNYYAPKNFNFWYIFGSLAMLVLVIQIVTGIFLVMHYKPDAAQAFASVEYIMRDVPWGWLIRYMHSTGASAFFVVVYLHMFRGLIYGSYRKPRELIWIFGCAIFLCLMAEAFMGYLLPWGQMSYWGAQVIVNLFAAIPFIGPDLALLIRGDYVVSDATLNRFFSFHVIAVPLVLLGLVVAHLIALHEVGSNNPDGIEIKANRGPDGHPVDGIPSHPYYTVHDIFGVVVFLTIFSAVIFFAPEMGGYFLEYNNFIPADSLKTPNHIAPVWYFTPFYSMLRAITSEMMYALIACVVGAAIYGVWKARLPSIFKGAIVVAAVVVCALMLSIDAKFWGVVVMGGAVIILFFLPWLDHSPVRSIRYRPSWNKYLYGIFVVNFIVLAYLGVQPPSPLGERVSQVGTLFYFGFFLLMPWWSRLGEFKPVPDRVTFAAH
- a CDS encoding cytochrome c1, with translation MKKLILTLIAAFGIATGAQAAEGGIAWDKAPNRTNDLASLQNGAKLFVNYCLNCHSAAFMRYNRLQDIGISEQQVKDNLLFSTDKVGETMKSNIDPRQAKEWFGANPPDLTLVARSRAGHGGSGADYLYTYLRTYYRDDTKATGWNNLVFPSVGMPHVLWELQGDRRPVYTKVEQHGHEVEVFKGWEQVTPGKMTPLQYDQAVGDLVNYLQWMAEPAQNTRVRIGVWVLLFLAMALLFVWRLNASYWKDVK
- a CDS encoding glutathione S-transferase N-terminal domain-containing protein; translated protein: MMVLYSGTTCPFSHRCRFVLFEKGMDFEIRDVDLYNKPEDIAVMNPYGQVPILVERDLILYESNIINEYIDERFPHPQLMPGDPVDRARVRLFLLNFEKELFVHVAALENRSAKGNDKALEKARAHIRDRLTQLAPVFLKNKYMLGDNFSMLDVAIAPLLWRLDYYGIDLSKNAAPLLKYAERIFSRPAYIEALTPSEKVMRK
- a CDS encoding ClpXP protease specificity-enhancing factor translates to MINAPELSSTRPYLIRALYEWCTDNGFTPYVAVQVDDSVQVPREYVKNGEIVLNVSFDATSSLKLGNDFIEFKARFAGTAREIMVPVGNVIAIYARENGQGMAFPAMPSTSATGGADGPGTTSAVSTPTSRVPLRDASRGSEGDANNVVHLVGADASSEPGASEADAGAPDDSEPPRPPSTGGTKPSLKRVK
- a CDS encoding DUF4432 family protein translates to MTTRIDLRPAMFGERERILATAPGFECATFRFDSGVEALRVRNDRGHIVVLPFQGQQIWRATFDGRELAMRSLFDEPARTTDYLRTYGAFFLHCGVTGMGAPGPHDTHPLHGELPNAPFDQAAIAIDEAGGTLCIESVYRHAVAFSTDYRATARTVLHRDSALLDVSLEVHNQKQGPMDLLYLGHSNFRPIDEARLVYSAPYTAEAVRVRKSIPGHITPQPGYAELLDRLAAIPQVHHRLTAGVAYDPEVVFAIDMVADAEGWAHALQVHPDGRADYAAHRPAQAPITSRWLCRTPEQDAIGLSMPATSGVEGHRAEKAHGRVVELPGGATWRIDMRLGALTAPEAARMERHIDLCVGRA
- a CDS encoding DciA family protein, which codes for MNRRFQPFTLQQAADGSPTLAGLLARARDVNERLRAIEELIPAEMRPAVQAGPAEGDVWCLLVQGSAAAAKLRQLAPRLVVRLRSRGWEVASIRLKVQTRR
- the secA gene encoding preprotein translocase subunit SecA, translating into MATNFLTQLFGSRNDRLLKQYRKTIERINALEPQFEKLDDDALRAKTQEFKDRAAKGESLDDLLPEAFATVREGSKRIMKMRHFDVQLLGGMALHNGKISEMRTGEGKTLTATLPVYLNALSGQGVHVVTVNDYLANRDARWMGRLYNFLGLSVGINLPQMPREEKQQAYASDITYGTNNEYGFDYLRDNMVYESNDRVQRKLNFAIVDEVDSILIDEARTPLIISGQAEDHTEMYLAINKVVPLLVKQEGEADPRTGEGITTPGDFTVDEKTHQVFLTEDGHEKAERVLGEFGLLPEGASLYDPANITLMHHLNAALRARHLYHRDQHYVVQQGEVVIVDEFTGRLMSGRRWSDGLHQAVEAKEGVEIQAENQTLASITFQNYFRLYNKLAGMTGTADTEAYEFQEIYGLETVIIPPNRISKREDQLDRVYKTTREKYEAAIQDIRECHERGQPVLVGTSSIENSEIIDELLNKAGLPHQVLNAKQHAREADIVAQAGRAKMITIATNMAGRGTDIVLGGNIEKMIEAIENDEGRDEATKQADIAHVRAEWTQDHEAIKALGGLRIIATERHESRRIDNQLRGRSGRQGDPGSSRFYLSLDDPLMRIFAGDRVKAIMDRLKMPDGEAIEAGIVTRSIESAQRKVEARNFDVRKQLLEYDDVSNDQRKVIYQQRNDILDAVDLTAQIAGLREGCFTDLVRQYVPAESVEEQWDLAGLEKALAAEWGLALPLSQEVEAATAMSDEDLLERIVKAANAEFDAKLALIGKENFTQFERMVLLQSIDTHWREHLASLDYLRQGIHLRGYAQKQPKQEYKREAFELFGQLLDSVKNEVTRQLMTVRVQSGDQLEQAAEQMESQAESIANLTYTAPTETGEVEVRVDDENQRRTATAAAASATAGGAFARVGRNDPCPCGSGLKFKQCHGKLT